One stretch of Epinephelus lanceolatus isolate andai-2023 chromosome 15, ASM4190304v1, whole genome shotgun sequence DNA includes these proteins:
- the xgb gene encoding x globin has product MGCAISGLAAKAEFGGKTTEDGAAALYPSEDQVQMIKESWKVIRDDIAKVGIIMFVRLFETHPECKDVFFLFRDVEDLERLRNSRELRAHGLRVMSFIEKSVARLDQLERLEALALELGKSHYHYNAPPKYFSYVGAEFICAVQPILKERWTAELEEAWKTMFQYLTSLMKQGYEEESNRQRHLAHSPKERPDKKNTAL; this is encoded by the exons ATGGGCTGCGCAATATCAGGTCTGGCAGCAAAAGCAGAGTTTGGAGGGAAGACTACAGAGGATGGTGCAGCTGCTTTGTATCCCAGCGAGGATCAGGTTCAGATGATCAAGGAGTCATGGAAAGTTATCCGGGACGATATAGCCAAAGTTGGGATTATTATGTTTGTCAG GTTGTTTGAGACCCATCCGGAATGTAAGGATGTCTTTTTCCTGTTCCGAGACGTGGAGGACCTGGAGAGGTTGCGGAACAGCAGGGAGCTCAGGGCACACGGCCTACG GGTGATGTCTTTCATCGAGAAAAGCGTGGCCAGACTGGACCAGCTGGAGAGACTGGAAGCTCTGGCTCTGGAGCTGGGAAAAAGCCATTACCATTACAACGCTCCGCCTAAGTACTTTAGT TACGTCGGAGCAGAATTCATCTGCGCCGTGCAGCCCATCCTGAAGGAGAGGTGGACAGCCGAGCTGGAGGAAGCTTGGAAG ACCATGTTCCAGTACCTGACCAGCCTCATGAAGCAGGGATACGAGGAGGAGAGCAACCGACAGCGCCACCTCGCACACTCCCCGAAGGAAAGACCAGACAAGAAGAACACGGCGCTATGA
- the srp14 gene encoding signal recognition particle 14 kDa protein, translating into MVLLENDSFLTELTRLFQKCRTSGSVVITLKKYDGRTKPQPRKGHAESFEPADNKCLIRASDGKKKISTVVSTKEVIKFQMAYSNLLRAHMDGLKKKDKKSKSKKTKATQ; encoded by the exons ATGGTGCTGCTCGAAAACGATTCG TTTCTCACAGAGCTCACGCGGCTGTTCCAGAAGTGCAGAACATCTGGCAGTGTCGTCATTACACTAAAGAAAT ATGACGGGAGGACCAAGCCGCAGCCCAGAAAGGGCCACGCAGAGTCATTTGAACCAGCAGACAACAAATGTCTCATCAGAGCATCTGACGGCAAGAAGAAAATAAGCACAGTG GTCAGCACCAAAGAAGTAATCAAGTTTCAAATG GCATATTCCAACCTCCTTAGAGCTCACATGGATGGACTTAAGAAGAAAGATAAGAAAAGCAAAAGCAAGAAAACCAAAGCCACACAATGA
- the pld4 gene encoding 5'-3' exonuclease PLD4, producing MTSTYSSLHDNYVSNKRRSTSCVTLVVVLGCLTVLGIVLAIAVLERPPAPKDHETLPEVGCGSDICTDQCSMALVESIPQHMKFKPNATLGISLEKAWKDLLSMATNQVDVSSFYWTLTGEDINVNSSSDIPGREILKELEELPSRNVSVRVVTSVPSVRTNSTDLKILKEKGVQVRKVNFGRLTQGVLHSKFWIVDRKHVFIGSANMDWRALTQVKELGVVVYNCSSLAKDLLKIFQSYWVMGQPNSTLPQPWPAKYDTAINKHHPLQVKADNVSSRLYLTGSPPSFCPPSRTQDLEAILSIISEAQHYMDVAVMEYFPITRFDKPQRYWPVIDDAIRTAAFERRVKVRMLISCGRDSDPGMLPFLQSLASMDSPRQDISIEIKLYIVPVGNQSDIPYSRVNHNKYMVTDKVAYIGTSNWSGDYYLTTAGVGLVISQHAPHPIWETKALQGQLRAVFDRDWFSEFAVHLADLGHHPDCALSR from the exons ATGACCTCTACGTACAGCAGCCTTCATGACAATTatgtctcaaacaaaagg AGGTcgaccagctgtgtgacattAGTTGTGGTTTTGGGCTGTCTGACAGTCCTGGGGATCGTGCTCGCAATCGCTGTGCTGGAAAGACCCCCGGCTCCAAAAGATCATGAGACACTTCCTGAAGTAGGCTGTGGGAGCGATATCTGCACGGATCAGTGCAG CATGGCGCTGGTGGAGAGCATCCCTCAGCACATGAAGTTCAAACCTAATGCAACGCTTGGGATCTCTCTGGAAAAAGCCTGGAAAGATCTTCTCTCCATGGCAACAAACCAAGTGGATGTGTCGTCCTTCTACTGGACTTTAACTGGGGAAGACATTAACGTTAACTCCTCCTCTGACATACCT GGAAGGGAAATCCTGAAAGAGCTTGAAGAGCTGCCCTCCAGGAATGTATCTGTCCGAGTGGTCACCAGTGTTCCCAGTGTCAGAACAAACTCCACAGATTTAAAGATATTAAAGGAGAAAG GAGTTCAGGTGAGAAAGGTGAACTTTGGGCGTTTGACACAAGGCGTCCTCCACAGCAAGTTCTGGATTGTTGACAGAAAACATGTGTTTATTGGAAGTGCTAACATGGACTGGAGGGCTCTGACACAG GTGAAGGAGCTGGGTGTAGTCGTCTACAACTGCTCCAGTCTAGCAAAGGACCTGCTGAAGATTTTCCAGTCCTACTGGGTGATGGGACAGCCCAACAGTACCCTGCCACAACCCTGGCCTGCAAAGTATGACACTGCCATCAACAAACATCACCCCCTGCAGGTGAAAGCTGATAATGTCTCCAGCAGGCTGTACCTCACA GGTTCCCCACCTTCGTTCTGTCCTCCGTCGAGGACTCAGGACCTGGAGGCCATTCTCTCCATCATCTCAGAGGCCCAGCACTACATGGATGTAGCCGTCATGGAGTACTTCCCCATCACGCGCTTTGATAAGCCTCAGAG ATACTGGCCTGTCATTGACGACGCCATCAGGACGGCTGCTTTTGAGAGGAGGGTTAAGGTCCGGATGCTGATCAGCTGTGGGCGGGACTCTGATCCAGGCATGTTGCCCTTCCTTCAGTCTCTGGCCTCGATGGACAGCCCTCGCCAGGATATCAGCATCGAGATA AAACTGTACATTGTGCCTGTGGGAAACCAGTCTGATATTCCATACAGCAGAGTCAACCACAATAAATACATGGTGACTGATAAAGTCGCCTACATTG GTACCTCCAACTGGTCAGGGGACTACTATCTGACCACAGCTGGAGTGGGTCTAGTGATTTCCCAGCATGCTCCTCACCCTATATGGGAGACCAAGGCCCTGCAGGGCCAGCTCAGGGCAGTCTTTGACAGAGACTGGTTCTCTGAGTTTGCTGTGCACCTCGCTGACCTGGGGCACCACCCAGACTGTGCACTATCACGATGA